The following proteins are co-located in the Agromyces laixinhei genome:
- a CDS encoding GNAT family N-acetyltransferase, whose product MVTTTSPLTLHPFTVADAERVLAGEVDPHDGWEGAYAFTDEPELLGEYLRGVQENGDPTPFGPYLVRRGEDGPAIGGVNLFGPPGDDGAVEFAFALVPAVRGQGLAVHTVLAAVERARSAGARRVRADADVSNLPARRTLEHAGFAEASRTPDAITYELRF is encoded by the coding sequence GTGGTCACGACGACATCTCCGCTCACCTTGCATCCGTTCACTGTCGCCGATGCCGAGCGTGTGCTCGCCGGCGAGGTCGACCCGCACGACGGATGGGAAGGCGCGTACGCCTTCACCGACGAGCCCGAACTGCTCGGCGAGTACCTCCGCGGCGTGCAGGAGAACGGCGACCCGACGCCGTTCGGTCCGTACCTCGTGCGCCGTGGCGAAGACGGCCCGGCCATCGGGGGAGTGAACCTCTTCGGTCCGCCGGGCGACGACGGGGCCGTCGAGTTCGCGTTCGCTCTCGTGCCGGCGGTGCGGGGCCAGGGCCTGGCCGTCCACACGGTGCTCGCCGCGGTGGAGCGCGCCCGGTCGGCGGGCGCGCGTCGAGTGCGTGCAGACGCCGACGTCTCGAATCTGCCCGCGCGCCGCACACTCGAGCACGCCGGGTTCGCCGAAGCGAGTCGAACCCCAGACGCGATCACGTACGAACTGAGGTTCTAG